A DNA window from Vigna unguiculata cultivar IT97K-499-35 chromosome 10, ASM411807v1, whole genome shotgun sequence contains the following coding sequences:
- the LOC114167263 gene encoding organic cation/carnitine transporter 7 isoform X1, producing the protein MTGDEGPSYTVDDALVAVGFGNFQILVLVYAGVGWVSEAMEMMLLSFVGPAVQAAWSLSAHEESLITSVVFVGMLIGAYSWGVVSDRYGRRKGFLITATVTAIAGFLSAFAPNYILLIALRSVVGVGLGGGPVLSSWFLEFVPAPNRGTWMVIFSAFWTIGTIFEASLAWIVMPNLGWRWLLALSSLPTSFLLLFYKVTPESPRYLCLKGRKAEAIEVLEKIARVNGRELPSGNLVSDHEIELQQIDNPSEDARLLSPRTNEIKHPSGMDSNLGGISSLSVLLSPKLARSTVLLWAVFFGNAFSYYGLVLLTTELNGHSKCMSHKLQTEKSQDVGYKSVFIASFAEIPGLLLSAVAVDKLGRKLSMSTMFFMCCIFLLPLVFHLPEGLTTGLLFLARICITATFTIVYIYAPEMYPTSVRTTGVGIASSVGRIGGMICPLVAVGLVHECHQTAAILLFEIIILFSGICVMFLPIETMGQELRDSVQV; encoded by the exons ATG ACGGGGGATGAAGGCCCAAGCTACACAGTAGATGATGCTCTAGTGGCTGTGGGTTTTGGAAATTTCCAAATTCTGGTGCTTGTTTATGCTGGTGTTGGTTGGGTTTCAGAAGCAATGGAAATGATGCTACTCTCTTTTGTAGGCCCTGCAGTTCAAGCTGCATGGAGTCTTTCCGCTCACGAAGAGAGTTTGATAACCAGTGTGGTTTTTGTAGGCATGCTAATCGGAGCATACTCATGGGGCGTTGTTTCTGATAGATATGGAAGGAG GAAAGGATTCCTTATCACAGCGACAGTTACAGCCATAGCTGGTTTTCTTAGTGCATTTGCTCCtaactatatattattaattgcCCTTCGTTCTGTGGTCGGTGTTGGTTTGGGAGGTGGACCTGTATTATCATCTTGGTTTCTAGAGTTTGTTCCTGCTCCCAACAGAGGTACCTGGATGGTTATCTTTTCAGCATTTTGGACTATTGGTACCATTTTTGAAGCCTCACTTGCATGg ATTGTGATGCCAAATCTGGGTTGGAGATGGCTTCTTGCGCTGTCTTCTCTTCCCACCTCTTTCCTTCTTCTGTTCTACAAAGTGACTCCTGAATCACCAAGATACCTATGCTTGAAAGGAAGAAAAGCTGAGGCAATTGAAGTTTTGGAAAAAATAGCAAGAGTAAATGGAAGAGAACTTCCTTCCGGTAACCTTGTCTCTGACCACGAAATTGAGCTACAGCAAATTGATAACCCTTCAGAGGACGCACGCTTGCTCTCTCCGAGAacaaatgaaattaaacatCCTTCAGGAATGGATTCAAATTTAGGTGGTATCTCATCATTGTCGGTGCTTCTCTCACCAAAGTTGGCAAGGTCAACAGTTCTATTATGGGCTGTGTTCTTTGGTAATGCCTTTTCGTATTATGGCCTTGTTTTGTTGACAACTGAGCTGAACGGACATAGTAAATGCATGTCACATAAATTGCAGACAGAGAAGTCCCAGGATGTTGGATACAAGAGTGTTTTTATTGCCAGTTTTGCAG AGATACCTGGACTCCTCTTGTCAGCTGTGGCAGTCGACAAACTCGGTCGTAAACTATCAATGTCAACCATGTTCTTCATGTGCTGTATTTTTCTTCTTCCGTTGGTATTCCATCTGCCTGAAGGCTTAACAACGGGCCTTTTATTTCTCGCTCGCATTTGCATCACAGCGACCTTCACAATTGTGTATATATATGCACCAGAG ATGTACCCAACATCAGTCAGAACAACTGGTGTGGGAATTGCAAGTTCGGTGGGCAGAATTGGTGGAATGATATGTCCTCTGGTTGCTGTGGGTTTAGTACATGAATGTCATCAAACTGCGGCTATCCTTCTGTTTGAGATCATAATACTTTTTTCAGGAATATGTGTCATGTTTTTACCGATTGAGACCATGGGCCAGGAACTGAGAGATAGTGTGCAAGTCTAA
- the LOC114167263 gene encoding organic cation/carnitine transporter 7 isoform X3, with the protein MEGGRKGFLITATVTAIAGFLSAFAPNYILLIALRSVVGVGLGGGPVLSSWFLEFVPAPNRGTWMVIFSAFWTIGTIFEASLAWIVMPNLGWRWLLALSSLPTSFLLLFYKVTPESPRYLCLKGRKAEAIEVLEKIARVNGRELPSGNLVSDHEIELQQIDNPSEDARLLSPRTNEIKHPSGMDSNLGGISSLSVLLSPKLARSTVLLWAVFFGNAFSYYGLVLLTTELNGHSKCMSHKLQTEKSQDVGYKSVFIASFAEIPGLLLSAVAVDKLGRKLSMSTMFFMCCIFLLPLVFHLPEGLTTGLLFLARICITATFTIVYIYAPEMYPTSVRTTGVGIASSVGRIGGMICPLVAVGLVHECHQTAAILLFEIIILFSGICVMFLPIETMGQELRDSVQV; encoded by the exons ATGGAAGGAGGCAG GAAAGGATTCCTTATCACAGCGACAGTTACAGCCATAGCTGGTTTTCTTAGTGCATTTGCTCCtaactatatattattaattgcCCTTCGTTCTGTGGTCGGTGTTGGTTTGGGAGGTGGACCTGTATTATCATCTTGGTTTCTAGAGTTTGTTCCTGCTCCCAACAGAGGTACCTGGATGGTTATCTTTTCAGCATTTTGGACTATTGGTACCATTTTTGAAGCCTCACTTGCATGg ATTGTGATGCCAAATCTGGGTTGGAGATGGCTTCTTGCGCTGTCTTCTCTTCCCACCTCTTTCCTTCTTCTGTTCTACAAAGTGACTCCTGAATCACCAAGATACCTATGCTTGAAAGGAAGAAAAGCTGAGGCAATTGAAGTTTTGGAAAAAATAGCAAGAGTAAATGGAAGAGAACTTCCTTCCGGTAACCTTGTCTCTGACCACGAAATTGAGCTACAGCAAATTGATAACCCTTCAGAGGACGCACGCTTGCTCTCTCCGAGAacaaatgaaattaaacatCCTTCAGGAATGGATTCAAATTTAGGTGGTATCTCATCATTGTCGGTGCTTCTCTCACCAAAGTTGGCAAGGTCAACAGTTCTATTATGGGCTGTGTTCTTTGGTAATGCCTTTTCGTATTATGGCCTTGTTTTGTTGACAACTGAGCTGAACGGACATAGTAAATGCATGTCACATAAATTGCAGACAGAGAAGTCCCAGGATGTTGGATACAAGAGTGTTTTTATTGCCAGTTTTGCAG AGATACCTGGACTCCTCTTGTCAGCTGTGGCAGTCGACAAACTCGGTCGTAAACTATCAATGTCAACCATGTTCTTCATGTGCTGTATTTTTCTTCTTCCGTTGGTATTCCATCTGCCTGAAGGCTTAACAACGGGCCTTTTATTTCTCGCTCGCATTTGCATCACAGCGACCTTCACAATTGTGTATATATATGCACCAGAG ATGTACCCAACATCAGTCAGAACAACTGGTGTGGGAATTGCAAGTTCGGTGGGCAGAATTGGTGGAATGATATGTCCTCTGGTTGCTGTGGGTTTAGTACATGAATGTCATCAAACTGCGGCTATCCTTCTGTTTGAGATCATAATACTTTTTTCAGGAATATGTGTCATGTTTTTACCGATTGAGACCATGGGCCAGGAACTGAGAGATAGTGTGCAAGTCTAA
- the LOC114167263 gene encoding organic cation/carnitine transporter 7 isoform X2 produces the protein MTGDEGPSYTVDDALVAVGFGNFQILVLVYAGVGWVSEAMEMMLLSFVGPAVQAAWSLSAHEESLITSVVFVGMLIGAYSWGVVSDRYGRRQIVMPNLGWRWLLALSSLPTSFLLLFYKVTPESPRYLCLKGRKAEAIEVLEKIARVNGRELPSGNLVSDHEIELQQIDNPSEDARLLSPRTNEIKHPSGMDSNLGGISSLSVLLSPKLARSTVLLWAVFFGNAFSYYGLVLLTTELNGHSKCMSHKLQTEKSQDVGYKSVFIASFAEIPGLLLSAVAVDKLGRKLSMSTMFFMCCIFLLPLVFHLPEGLTTGLLFLARICITATFTIVYIYAPEMYPTSVRTTGVGIASSVGRIGGMICPLVAVGLVHECHQTAAILLFEIIILFSGICVMFLPIETMGQELRDSVQV, from the exons ATG ACGGGGGATGAAGGCCCAAGCTACACAGTAGATGATGCTCTAGTGGCTGTGGGTTTTGGAAATTTCCAAATTCTGGTGCTTGTTTATGCTGGTGTTGGTTGGGTTTCAGAAGCAATGGAAATGATGCTACTCTCTTTTGTAGGCCCTGCAGTTCAAGCTGCATGGAGTCTTTCCGCTCACGAAGAGAGTTTGATAACCAGTGTGGTTTTTGTAGGCATGCTAATCGGAGCATACTCATGGGGCGTTGTTTCTGATAGATATGGAAGGAGGCAG ATTGTGATGCCAAATCTGGGTTGGAGATGGCTTCTTGCGCTGTCTTCTCTTCCCACCTCTTTCCTTCTTCTGTTCTACAAAGTGACTCCTGAATCACCAAGATACCTATGCTTGAAAGGAAGAAAAGCTGAGGCAATTGAAGTTTTGGAAAAAATAGCAAGAGTAAATGGAAGAGAACTTCCTTCCGGTAACCTTGTCTCTGACCACGAAATTGAGCTACAGCAAATTGATAACCCTTCAGAGGACGCACGCTTGCTCTCTCCGAGAacaaatgaaattaaacatCCTTCAGGAATGGATTCAAATTTAGGTGGTATCTCATCATTGTCGGTGCTTCTCTCACCAAAGTTGGCAAGGTCAACAGTTCTATTATGGGCTGTGTTCTTTGGTAATGCCTTTTCGTATTATGGCCTTGTTTTGTTGACAACTGAGCTGAACGGACATAGTAAATGCATGTCACATAAATTGCAGACAGAGAAGTCCCAGGATGTTGGATACAAGAGTGTTTTTATTGCCAGTTTTGCAG AGATACCTGGACTCCTCTTGTCAGCTGTGGCAGTCGACAAACTCGGTCGTAAACTATCAATGTCAACCATGTTCTTCATGTGCTGTATTTTTCTTCTTCCGTTGGTATTCCATCTGCCTGAAGGCTTAACAACGGGCCTTTTATTTCTCGCTCGCATTTGCATCACAGCGACCTTCACAATTGTGTATATATATGCACCAGAG ATGTACCCAACATCAGTCAGAACAACTGGTGTGGGAATTGCAAGTTCGGTGGGCAGAATTGGTGGAATGATATGTCCTCTGGTTGCTGTGGGTTTAGTACATGAATGTCATCAAACTGCGGCTATCCTTCTGTTTGAGATCATAATACTTTTTTCAGGAATATGTGTCATGTTTTTACCGATTGAGACCATGGGCCAGGAACTGAGAGATAGTGTGCAAGTCTAA